A single region of the Hyphomicrobiales bacterium genome encodes:
- a CDS encoding Amino acid/amide ABC transporter substrate-binding protein (HAAT family), producing MITRRTSLKIAALGAVSGAALAIGSLAPALAQTKELKIGFVGVTSGPAAAWGTSNVRSMQTRADWLNEQGGVKIGNDTYKITVVTFDDQKDPRRAIAGMEKMAQEGIRYVVGPNVDDGAAAVRPVAESKGIIYFPYAFPKSLYEKPASNAVLGMVANYQSAPEIYKYLKDNKGVKKVAFVAANESDPLSQRDGGVAAAKALGLEVVAANDTYQNDTRDFTPVLTPIVRLKPDLLVLSGVAPGNAPLLIRAARELGYQGLISAETAQDATVLQEGAGALANGFISVGGASTPEIRSKAMDEFIDRYTKKFGEYNDESNTKVYALDYIIETLKANPAAVDNVEEYKKTMDNFSAPNPYVKDGHPLKYVGATSFGQKRQISVPMVVTEFKDGKFQTLFVGSVD from the coding sequence ATGATCACAAGACGCACATCATTGAAGATTGCGGCTCTGGGAGCTGTCTCCGGTGCTGCGCTGGCGATCGGCTCGCTGGCACCTGCCCTGGCGCAGACCAAGGAGCTCAAGATTGGCTTCGTCGGGGTAACGAGCGGCCCCGCAGCCGCTTGGGGAACATCCAACGTGCGTTCCATGCAGACACGCGCCGACTGGCTGAATGAGCAGGGCGGCGTGAAGATCGGCAATGACACTTACAAGATTACGGTCGTGACCTTTGACGATCAGAAGGATCCGCGCCGCGCGATCGCCGGCATGGAGAAGATGGCGCAGGAAGGTATTCGCTATGTCGTCGGCCCGAATGTCGATGACGGCGCGGCCGCGGTGCGCCCTGTCGCTGAATCGAAGGGCATTATTTATTTTCCCTATGCCTTCCCGAAATCTCTGTATGAGAAGCCGGCGTCCAACGCGGTGTTGGGCATGGTGGCAAATTACCAGTCGGCGCCTGAGATATACAAATATCTGAAGGACAACAAAGGCGTGAAGAAGGTCGCCTTCGTCGCGGCCAACGAGTCCGACCCGCTGAGCCAGCGTGATGGAGGCGTCGCGGCGGCCAAGGCGCTCGGTCTCGAAGTCGTGGCGGCCAACGACACCTACCAGAACGACACGCGCGATTTCACGCCCGTGCTGACGCCGATCGTCCGCCTGAAGCCGGACCTGCTTGTCCTGTCAGGCGTTGCGCCGGGGAATGCGCCGCTCCTGATCCGCGCGGCGCGCGAGCTCGGTTACCAGGGATTGATCTCCGCGGAGACCGCGCAGGATGCGACCGTGCTGCAGGAGGGGGCTGGAGCCCTCGCCAATGGCTTCATCTCGGTTGGTGGTGCCTCGACGCCGGAAATTCGCTCCAAGGCGATGGATGAGTTCATCGATCGCTACACGAAGAAGTTTGGCGAATACAATGACGAATCGAACACCAAGGTCTATGCGCTCGACTATATTATCGAGACGCTGAAGGCCAATCCTGCAGCTGTCGATAACGTCGAGGAATACAAGAAGACGATGGACAATTTCAGCGCGCCTAACCCTTACGTGAAGGATGGGCATCCCCTGAAGTATGTTGGCGCGACGTCCTTCGGTCAGAAGCGCCAGATCTCCGTGCCTATGGTGGTGACGGAGTTCAAGGATGGGAAGTTCCAGACGCTGTTCGTCGGCTCTGTCGACTGA
- the hyuA gene encoding Hydantoin racemase translates to MRILVVNPNTTASMTEKIAAAGKRVAAPGTEIIAVNPVDGPPSIEGYFDEVYAVPGLLAEMRRAPDMDAYVVACFDDTGLDAARCITSAPVVGIGEAAFHMASLVAGRFSVVTTLARSVPAIEHNLSKYGLSTRCARVRASDIPVLELERPGSDACRMISAEIDRAIVDDHAEAIVLGCAGMTDLADRLSSEHGLPVLDGVACAVKLAEGLVSLGARTSKLGGYASPGRKSFAGIFAPASPGGSGSQPPALMEVERTIEGRPGSGVESFGGAGN, encoded by the coding sequence GTGCGTATTCTGGTCGTTAATCCCAATACGACGGCTTCCATGACGGAGAAAATTGCGGCGGCAGGCAAACGCGTCGCGGCTCCCGGGACGGAGATCATTGCGGTCAACCCGGTCGATGGGCCGCCCAGTATCGAGGGATATTTCGACGAGGTATACGCCGTGCCGGGCCTGCTCGCGGAAATGCGCAGGGCGCCGGATATGGATGCCTATGTCGTTGCCTGTTTCGACGATACGGGTCTTGACGCCGCGCGCTGCATCACCTCCGCTCCAGTGGTTGGTATCGGCGAGGCGGCATTCCACATGGCAAGCCTCGTCGCGGGACGTTTCAGCGTGGTGACGACGCTGGCGCGCTCGGTGCCCGCGATCGAACATAACCTCAGCAAATACGGGCTTTCGACACGCTGCGCCCGAGTGCGCGCGTCGGACATCCCGGTGCTGGAGCTCGAGCGTCCCGGCTCGGATGCCTGCCGCATGATCTCGGCCGAAATCGACCGGGCGATCGTCGACGATCATGCGGAGGCGATTGTCCTGGGATGCGCGGGCATGACGGATCTCGCCGACCGCCTGTCGTCGGAACACGGCTTGCCTGTGCTCGACGGCGTGGCCTGCGCGGTGAAGCTTGCGGAGGGGCTCGTCAGTCTTGGCGCTCGAACCTCGAAGCTCGGGGGCTATGCTTCACCGGGGCGCAAGTCCTTTGCGGGCATTTTCGCGCCGGCCTCGCCCGGAGGCTCCGGCTCCCAGCCCCCAGCCTTGATGGAGGTTGAGAGAACGATCGAAGGGCGGCCAGGTTCAGGCGTTGAAAGCTTCGGCGGAGCTGGCAATTGA
- a CDS encoding Regulator of RNase E activity RraA — MTTAAVKTDTGALQREAVMMNLEQLIREREVVDIVPLSIPDDELLTRYERLYTGAISDVLREHCLMDQALPGSLIPLLPGKTVAGFAFTVKSAPSTRVSGELTFRTGMLDAMSAGSFVVWDTSGDLEATAWGGVMTATAVGKGIRAAVIDGGIRDTHQILDKDFPIYYRYRSPNGSLGRCLISHYQIPIRIGTAWIRPGDIVVGDIDGVIVVPRKLAVAILLRAEEILTNEKKIFGWVADGESIQSIADKGGYF; from the coding sequence ATGACGACCGCAGCGGTCAAGACCGATACCGGCGCCCTCCAGCGTGAGGCTGTCATGATGAATCTGGAACAGTTGATCCGGGAGCGGGAAGTTGTCGATATCGTGCCGCTTTCTATTCCCGATGACGAGTTGCTCACGCGATACGAGCGGCTATATACGGGCGCGATCAGCGACGTTCTGCGCGAGCACTGCCTGATGGACCAGGCCCTGCCGGGCTCGCTGATACCGCTCCTGCCCGGGAAGACCGTGGCTGGCTTTGCCTTCACCGTCAAAAGCGCGCCCAGCACCAGGGTCTCGGGGGAACTGACCTTCCGCACCGGCATGCTGGATGCGATGTCCGCAGGCAGCTTCGTGGTCTGGGACACGTCAGGCGATCTCGAGGCAACGGCCTGGGGTGGCGTGATGACCGCGACGGCCGTCGGCAAGGGCATCCGCGCTGCTGTCATCGACGGCGGCATTCGCGACACCCACCAGATCCTGGATAAAGACTTCCCCATCTATTATCGTTATCGCAGTCCCAATGGTTCCCTCGGACGCTGCCTGATATCCCACTACCAGATACCGATCCGTATCGGCACGGCCTGGATCAGACCTGGCGACATCGTCGTCGGTGACATCGATGGTGTCATCGTCGTCCCACGTAAACTTGCTGTCGCAATTCTGCTCCGCGCCGAAGAAATTCTCACCAATGAGAAGAAGATTTTCGGCTGGGTCGCTGATGGCGAGAGCATCCAGTCGATCGCTGACAAGGGCGGCTACTTCTGA
- a CDS encoding conserved hypothetical protein (Evidence 4 : Unknown function but conserved in other organisms) — protein sequence MTKIRITAGLYTFEAVLEEEAAPKTCEIFRKLLPYKERIIHVRWSGEGCWIPLGDQDFGLTFENATSFPAPGQFIFYPGGYSETEMLLAYGGVRFASKMGQLAGNHFMTITKGQENLVALGKSTLWEGAQDILFESL from the coding sequence ATGACGAAAATCCGTATTACTGCAGGACTTTATACGTTTGAGGCGGTGCTCGAAGAAGAGGCAGCGCCAAAAACTTGCGAGATCTTTCGCAAGCTCCTGCCGTACAAAGAAAGAATCATCCACGTCCGCTGGAGCGGCGAGGGCTGCTGGATCCCTCTCGGCGATCAGGATTTCGGGCTGACCTTCGAAAACGCCACGAGCTTCCCCGCCCCCGGTCAGTTCATTTTCTATCCGGGCGGCTATAGCGAGACGGAAATGCTGCTGGCCTATGGCGGCGTGCGCTTCGCGAGCAAGATGGGGCAGCTCGCCGGCAACCATTTCATGACGATCACCAAGGGCCAGGAAAACCTCGTGGCGCTCGGCAAGAGCACCTTGTGGGAAGGCGCCCAGGACATCCTCTTCGAGAGCCTGTGA
- a CDS encoding Amino acid/amide ABC transporter membrane protein 1 (HAAT family) has product MEQVFINGLYLGAQYALIALGLTLIFALMNVLNFAHGQMYVLGGFVTYTIYGQLQLPFILALLCSGLTLAVVGAFCEKYLFRPVIRRSQRDESTMLLAAAIAFLLDALILLLFGEKQRGVPKIINGVFLSDTIVMPYDRIVVGIVAILMILAFVLYMQYSKTGRAMRALAQDRVAAQLMGVNVDRYSMIGFALGAMLAGVVGGLLVTITGVNSGIGGPISIKAFMMVMIGGAGVVGGAIAGGFILGMMESVGLTVLREFGDITYLVIFVLLMVFLSIRPNGLMGKPWG; this is encoded by the coding sequence ATGGAACAGGTCTTTATCAACGGGCTCTATCTCGGTGCCCAATACGCGTTGATTGCACTAGGTCTTACCCTGATATTCGCATTGATGAATGTTCTGAACTTTGCCCATGGGCAGATGTATGTTCTTGGCGGGTTCGTTACCTATACGATATACGGGCAGCTGCAGTTGCCATTCATATTGGCATTGTTATGCTCGGGATTGACGTTGGCTGTTGTCGGCGCCTTTTGTGAAAAGTATCTGTTCCGACCTGTCATTCGCCGCAGTCAGCGCGATGAGAGCACCATGCTTCTCGCGGCTGCCATCGCTTTCCTGCTCGACGCGCTCATCCTGCTGTTGTTCGGGGAAAAGCAGCGTGGCGTGCCCAAGATCATCAACGGGGTCTTTCTGTCCGACACGATCGTGATGCCCTATGATCGGATCGTCGTGGGCATCGTCGCGATCCTGATGATCCTCGCCTTCGTGCTCTATATGCAATACAGCAAGACGGGGCGCGCCATGCGGGCATTGGCGCAGGACCGTGTCGCGGCCCAGCTCATGGGCGTCAATGTCGATCGCTACTCGATGATAGGCTTCGCGCTCGGGGCCATGCTCGCTGGCGTCGTGGGCGGTCTTCTGGTGACGATTACCGGCGTAAACTCAGGTATCGGCGGGCCCATCTCGATCAAGGCGTTCATGATGGTGATGATCGGCGGGGCGGGCGTTGTCGGCGGCGCCATCGCCGGCGGCTTTATCCTCGGGATGATGGAATCCGTCGGACTGACAGTGCTGCGCGAATTCGGCGATATCACTTATCTTGTGATTTTCGTTCTTCTCATGGTGTTTCTCAGCATCCGCCCGAACGGGCTGATGGGCAAGCCTTGGGGGTGA
- the livG gene encoding branched chain amino acid/phenylalanine ABC transporter ATP binding subunit LivG has product MNDILAVSAITKRYGGLVAVKDVSFTVREKEILSVIGPNGAGKSTLFKLISSFVTPTSGEVRFRGERISGLAPHQTARKGVVRTFQETTIFKAMTVRNNVIAAHQLRARASLAGFFIGTSIARQDEVEFGRSADEILAFLGLSAMRNEVASNLPHGHLRALGIAIGLATNPAIILLDEPFAGMNHEETRRAVEIVRGVRERGVTVLLVEHDMPAVMTISDRIVVLNFGQKIAEGTPREIKENPAVIEAYLGVEDESIGL; this is encoded by the coding sequence ATGAATGACATTCTCGCCGTCTCCGCGATCACCAAGCGCTATGGCGGGCTTGTCGCGGTCAAGGATGTCTCTTTTACTGTGCGGGAGAAGGAGATCCTCTCCGTCATCGGGCCGAATGGCGCCGGCAAGTCTACGCTGTTCAAGCTGATTTCTTCCTTTGTCACGCCGACATCGGGCGAGGTGCGCTTCCGGGGGGAGCGCATTTCGGGCCTCGCCCCGCACCAGACGGCGCGCAAGGGTGTGGTGCGCACCTTTCAGGAGACGACGATCTTCAAGGCCATGACGGTGCGCAATAATGTCATTGCGGCGCACCAACTGCGCGCGCGCGCAAGTCTTGCCGGCTTCTTCATCGGCACCAGTATCGCCCGGCAGGACGAAGTGGAATTCGGACGGTCGGCGGACGAGATACTGGCCTTTCTCGGCTTGTCGGCCATGCGCAACGAAGTCGCCAGCAACCTTCCCCATGGGCATTTGCGCGCGCTCGGGATTGCCATCGGCCTCGCCACGAATCCGGCCATCATCCTGCTCGATGAGCCCTTCGCCGGCATGAATCACGAGGAGACGCGGCGCGCGGTTGAGATCGTGCGGGGTGTGCGGGAGCGCGGTGTCACAGTCCTCTTGGTGGAGCACGACATGCCTGCCGTCATGACGATATCGGACCGGATTGTCGTCCTCAACTTCGGACAGAAGATCGCCGAGGGTACACCGCGGGAGATCAAGGAAAATCCCGCGGTTATCGAGGCTTATCTCGGCGTCGAAGATGAATCGATTGGACTTTGA
- the dppC gene encoding Dipeptide transport system permease protein DppC, with translation MSASNEGGIVTHVSSMADIPSSGRLRASRSPSAIFLRRVLTSWQGAFGVTALAIIALLGLLAPWISPYSPIEIDPDAFMEPPSAAHWFGTDEIGRDVLSRVLYGATVSLQVVVFAIAIALAAGSLLGLISGWLGGRWDALIMRIMDAFLAFPLLVLALAIVAVLGPDLMNAMLAIAITKTPGFARLVRSEVLALREIDYIKAAESVGVSNARILLRHVWPNVSGNVIVYGSLSASQALITESALSFLGLGVQPPTPSWGYMVATGIQFYQSWWISFFPGLAIFITVLAFNFLGDAVRDALDSRLGGRRD, from the coding sequence ATGAGCGCATCGAATGAAGGTGGCATCGTGACTCACGTGAGCTCCATGGCCGACATCCCATCTTCCGGACGCCTGCGCGCTTCCCGGTCACCCAGCGCGATCTTCCTGCGCCGTGTCCTCACATCGTGGCAGGGCGCATTCGGCGTCACCGCACTCGCGATCATCGCGCTGCTCGGACTGCTTGCGCCTTGGATCTCGCCGTATTCGCCGATTGAGATCGATCCCGACGCCTTCATGGAGCCGCCAAGCGCGGCCCATTGGTTCGGCACCGACGAGATCGGACGCGACGTGCTGTCCCGGGTGCTCTATGGCGCAACAGTCTCGTTGCAGGTCGTCGTTTTCGCGATTGCCATCGCACTTGCCGCCGGTTCCCTGCTCGGGCTGATTTCTGGCTGGCTCGGCGGGCGCTGGGATGCGCTCATCATGCGCATCATGGATGCTTTTCTCGCCTTCCCGCTCCTTGTCCTGGCGCTCGCCATCGTCGCCGTGCTTGGCCCGGATCTCATGAATGCGATGCTGGCGATCGCCATCACCAAGACGCCGGGCTTCGCGCGGCTCGTCCGCAGCGAAGTCCTTGCTTTGCGCGAGATCGACTATATCAAGGCTGCGGAATCGGTCGGTGTCAGTAACGCGCGCATTCTACTGCGCCACGTCTGGCCGAATGTCTCCGGCAATGTCATCGTTTACGGGTCCTTGTCCGCCTCGCAGGCCCTTATCACGGAAAGCGCATTGTCCTTCCTCGGCCTCGGCGTGCAGCCGCCCACCCCGAGCTGGGGCTACATGGTGGCGACCGGCATCCAGTTCTACCAGTCCTGGTGGATAAGCTTCTTCCCGGGGCTCGCCATATTCATCACTGTACTCGCCTTCAACTTTCTCGGCGACGCCGTCCGCGACGCACTCGACTCCCGGCTCGGCGGGCGCCGCGACTAG
- a CDS encoding Amino acid/amide ABC transporter membrane protein 2 (HAAT family) has protein sequence MSHVRQVLTVAIAVVVLLVIVPMAISTTGRADLYYTLTSVALLSIISAGVWLTFYIGRINIGQGAYALVGGYVSAVLVTRYGFSFWLTLPLAGLFCAVASVLIGLPILRLRGVYFAMVTLVLTEVARLLALALPITNGAKGIVSIPLPGAVRIFGLTLIPDFATLQNPRLAFYIMSVVLMLLCFIGMYRLVNSRIGHLCQSLQQNEELASSIGVDIARLRVIAYAISSFLGGVGGAIFASITQSIYPSSFTVADSVNFMLNCFLGGLSYVFGPILGTFVLYFGWDLLYRFGDFQLLIFSVILIALMLVLPNGLFSLRLSRRRGEVSP, from the coding sequence ATGTCCCATGTCCGCCAGGTTCTCACCGTCGCCATAGCTGTCGTCGTGCTTCTGGTCATTGTCCCAATGGCGATCAGCACGACTGGCCGAGCCGATCTGTACTATACGCTGACGTCCGTGGCGCTGCTGAGCATTATCAGCGCCGGGGTGTGGCTCACCTTTTACATCGGCCGCATCAACATCGGCCAGGGCGCCTATGCCCTGGTCGGCGGCTATGTTTCCGCCGTGCTGGTGACGCGCTACGGATTTTCGTTCTGGCTCACCCTTCCGCTGGCCGGGCTCTTCTGCGCGGTCGCCAGCGTGTTGATCGGGCTGCCGATCCTGCGGTTGCGCGGCGTCTATTTTGCCATGGTCACGCTGGTGCTGACCGAGGTTGCGCGGCTGCTGGCGCTGGCGTTGCCTATTACAAACGGGGCCAAGGGCATCGTCAGCATCCCATTGCCCGGGGCGGTGCGGATTTTCGGCCTGACCCTGATCCCGGACTTCGCGACGCTGCAAAACCCGCGGCTCGCCTTCTACATCATGTCCGTCGTGTTGATGCTCCTGTGCTTCATCGGCATGTACAGGCTGGTCAATTCGCGCATCGGGCATCTCTGCCAATCCCTGCAGCAGAATGAGGAACTGGCCTCGTCGATCGGCGTGGATATCGCGCGGCTCAGGGTCATCGCCTATGCGATCTCGTCATTCCTGGGCGGCGTCGGCGGCGCGATCTTTGCCTCGATTACCCAGTCCATCTATCCCTCCAGCTTCACCGTCGCGGATTCGGTCAACTTCATGCTGAATTGTTTCCTTGGCGGTCTCAGCTACGTCTTTGGCCCCATTCTCGGGACGTTTGTGCTCTACTTCGGATGGGATCTGCTCTACCGTTTCGGCGATTTCCAGTTGTTGATCTTTTCCGTCATTCTCATCGCTCTGATGCTGGTTTTGCCGAACGGCTTGTTCAGCCTGCGCTTGTCACGCCGTCGCGGCGAGGTGTCGCCATGA
- the livF gene encoding branched chain amino acid/phenylalanine ABC transporter ATP binding subunit LivF: MANLLSVKDVQLYYDHVYALKGVSIDVHEGETVALIGANGAGKSSILRAITGLKGIRSGSIHYEGRSIDKAGPDAIVRLGISMVPEGRRVFPLMTVRDNLLMGAFTRTDKAEVKNSLDMVLARFPRLRERYSQAAGTMSGGEQQMLVIGRALMARPRLLLLDEPSLGIAPKLVQDIARSIVAINREDKVSVLLVEQNSRMALRISQRAYAIATGRVALSGDSADLLTDSRVKELYLGGEI, translated from the coding sequence ATGGCTAATCTTCTGAGCGTCAAGGATGTCCAGCTCTATTACGACCATGTCTATGCCTTGAAGGGCGTGTCGATCGACGTCCACGAGGGCGAGACAGTCGCATTGATAGGTGCCAATGGGGCCGGCAAGTCATCCATTCTGCGCGCCATCACCGGCCTGAAGGGCATCCGGTCGGGCTCCATCCATTACGAAGGGCGAAGCATCGACAAGGCCGGGCCGGACGCGATCGTGCGCCTGGGTATTTCCATGGTGCCGGAGGGGCGGCGTGTTTTTCCGCTGATGACGGTACGCGACAATCTACTGATGGGGGCTTTCACGCGCACGGACAAGGCAGAGGTGAAGAACAGCCTCGACATGGTTTTGGCGCGCTTTCCCCGCCTCAGGGAGCGTTATTCGCAGGCGGCAGGCACCATGAGCGGCGGCGAGCAGCAGATGCTCGTCATCGGCCGCGCCCTGATGGCGCGCCCACGGCTGCTGCTCCTGGATGAGCCCTCGCTTGGCATCGCGCCAAAGCTGGTGCAGGACATCGCCCGTTCCATCGTGGCGATCAACAGGGAGGACAAGGTCAGCGTGCTTTTGGTGGAACAGAACTCGCGCATGGCCTTGCGCATCTCGCAGCGCGCCTATGCCATCGCGACGGGCCGGGTGGCGCTGAGCGGAGATTCAGCTGATCTGCTGACTGATAGTCGTGTCAAAGAGTTATATCTTGGTGGAGAGATTTAG
- the gsiC gene encoding glutathione ABC transporter membrane subunit GsiC, whose translation MFNYFSRKLVQMLPVAFFVTIIVFALTNLLPGDPTVTILGEQATAEQRAAVRVEYGLDQPAPVRYVTWLGRVVQGDFGRSLRTREDVGDMLSARIPVTLELAFLSILIAVAIGVPAGIIAARFRGTVIDVMTSFLAMSSVAIPYFWMGILLIMLFSLKLGWLPASGYTRFIDDPAQNLRLMVLPAVTIGTAFAALVMRQTRASMLQILSLDYIRTARAKGLSELIVVLRHGLRNALIPVITVIGLQIGALLGGAVVTETVFALPGLGRMLVDGIFQRDFPVIQGAILFIVIAVFAVNLFTDFIYRVLDPRVQV comes from the coding sequence ATGTTCAACTATTTCTCGCGCAAGCTGGTGCAGATGTTGCCTGTGGCATTTTTCGTCACAATCATCGTCTTCGCGCTCACAAATCTCCTGCCCGGAGACCCCACGGTCACCATTCTCGGCGAGCAGGCGACTGCGGAGCAGCGTGCCGCAGTCCGCGTGGAATATGGCCTCGATCAGCCCGCGCCCGTCCGCTACGTCACATGGCTCGGCCGTGTCGTCCAGGGTGATTTCGGCCGCTCGTTGCGCACCCGCGAGGACGTGGGCGACATGCTCAGCGCACGCATACCCGTGACGCTGGAACTCGCCTTCCTGTCTATTCTGATTGCCGTTGCCATCGGCGTACCGGCGGGGATCATCGCGGCGCGTTTTCGCGGCACCGTCATCGATGTCATGACCAGTTTTCTCGCGATGTCGTCAGTTGCCATTCCCTATTTCTGGATGGGAATACTTCTGATCATGCTTTTTTCACTGAAGCTTGGCTGGCTTCCGGCATCCGGTTATACTAGGTTCATCGACGATCCGGCGCAGAATCTCCGGCTCATGGTCCTTCCGGCAGTGACCATCGGCACCGCCTTCGCCGCGCTCGTCATGCGGCAGACACGTGCCTCGATGCTGCAGATCCTCTCGCTCGACTATATCCGCACGGCACGCGCCAAAGGCCTCAGCGAACTCATTGTCGTGCTTCGACACGGCCTGCGTAACGCGCTGATCCCGGTCATCACGGTGATCGGCCTGCAGATCGGCGCGCTGCTTGGCGGTGCGGTGGTGACTGAAACGGTCTTCGCGCTGCCGGGCCTCGGCCGCATGCTGGTGGATGGCATCTTTCAGCGGGATTTTCCGGTGATACAAGGCGCTATCCTGTTCATCGTCATCGCGGTCTTTGCGGTTAATCTCTTTACCGACTTCATCTATCGCGTCCTGGACCCGCGCGTGCAGGTGTAG
- a CDS encoding Glucarate dehydratase, which yields MKIIDMKVRCVAIPLNAQLRHNTGVHPGYLMRTVLELVTDEGIVGLGEVGGGDQRGALMKLKPRIIGMDPFHLELIKLKTLRAIYYVSNARLYAAIEMACLDIQGKALGRPLCDLLGGPVRDRIAMIAYLFWRYDRPGGGHDEHPEDMADLCQELHETLGVNAMKLKAGVLAPEIEARAVELCRERMGPQFGLRIDPNGVWSVPTAIRIGQRLEAVGLEYLEDPSWGLEGNAAVRKAVRIPIATNMYPAKFDDLGPAIRMGAVDIVLTDIHYWEGPRGVKDLAAVCRTFGLGVAMHSGSEFGIELAAMLHTAATIPEMTFAGDAHYHYLTDDIIEGGLMRYEGGAIRVPTGPGLGVTLDEDKMRYYAAFYEEKGDYYARFHQDPYRPDWYPVVGGL from the coding sequence ATGAAGATCATCGACATGAAGGTGCGCTGCGTGGCTATCCCGCTCAACGCACAGCTACGCCATAACACTGGCGTCCATCCCGGCTATCTCATGCGCACGGTGCTGGAGCTCGTCACTGACGAGGGCATCGTGGGCCTTGGCGAGGTGGGCGGCGGCGACCAGCGCGGCGCCCTGATGAAGCTGAAGCCACGTATTATCGGAATGGACCCGTTCCATCTCGAGTTGATCAAACTGAAGACGCTGCGCGCGATCTACTATGTCTCGAATGCGCGGCTTTACGCGGCCATCGAGATGGCTTGCCTCGACATTCAGGGCAAAGCGCTGGGGCGGCCGCTCTGTGATCTTCTCGGCGGGCCGGTGCGCGACCGCATCGCGATGATCGCCTATCTCTTCTGGCGCTATGATCGCCCCGGCGGCGGCCATGATGAACATCCCGAAGACATGGCGGATCTGTGCCAGGAATTGCATGAGACGCTTGGCGTCAACGCCATGAAGCTGAAGGCGGGCGTCCTGGCTCCGGAGATCGAGGCACGGGCCGTCGAACTCTGCCGCGAACGCATGGGCCCGCAGTTCGGCCTGCGCATCGATCCCAACGGCGTCTGGTCCGTACCGACAGCCATTCGCATCGGCCAGCGGCTGGAGGCCGTCGGGCTGGAGTATCTCGAGGATCCCTCGTGGGGACTCGAAGGCAATGCGGCCGTGCGCAAGGCTGTTCGTATTCCCATCGCCACGAATATGTATCCGGCTAAATTCGACGATCTCGGGCCCGCCATTCGCATGGGCGCCGTCGATATCGTGCTGACGGATATTCATTATTGGGAAGGACCGCGTGGCGTCAAAGATCTTGCCGCGGTCTGCCGGACTTTTGGCCTCGGCGTCGCCATGCATTCCGGCTCCGAATTCGGTATCGAGCTTGCGGCCATGCTGCATACCGCCGCGACAATACCGGAGATGACCTTCGCCGGCGATGCCCATTACCACTACCTCACGGACGATATCATCGAGGGTGGTTTGATGCGTTACGAAGGCGGGGCGATCCGTGTGCCGACGGGGCCCGGTCTCGGCGTCACGCTGGATGAAGACAAGATGCGCTACTACGCGGCCTTCTACGAGGAGAAGGGCGACTACTACGCCCGCTTCCACCAGGACCCCTACCGGCCGGACTGGTACCCCGTCGTCGGCGGCCTGTGA
- a CDS encoding DNA-binding GntR family transcriptional regulator, producing MRETSLKQDSARIAGWRPLHDSLREAIISHRLSPGTKLPEDELASIYSVSRTIVRAALQALAHDRLVQLKPNRGAFIAEPSKKEAREVFEARALIEPKVAALAAAAAKPADIARLRHHLEREHEALHAGRDADAIALSARFHVDIAEIADHSILTGFVRDLVSRSSLIIALYWRRRDTTCERHAHQALCDALAKGAESDAAALMKSHIVDLLSGLDLAREKKETSRLSDVLASDKL from the coding sequence ATGCGTGAGACGTCGTTGAAACAGGACAGCGCGCGCATCGCCGGCTGGCGACCTCTTCATGACAGCCTGCGCGAAGCGATCATCAGCCATCGTTTGTCGCCCGGTACAAAGTTGCCGGAGGATGAGCTCGCTTCGATCTATTCGGTCAGTCGCACGATCGTGAGGGCTGCCTTGCAGGCTTTGGCACATGATCGTTTGGTGCAGCTGAAGCCCAATCGCGGCGCGTTCATCGCCGAGCCCTCCAAGAAGGAAGCGCGCGAGGTCTTCGAGGCAAGGGCATTGATCGAGCCGAAGGTCGCTGCGTTGGCTGCGGCGGCTGCCAAGCCTGCTGATATCGCGCGCCTGCGCCACCATCTCGAACGCGAGCATGAGGCTCTGCATGCGGGGCGGGATGCCGATGCCATCGCCCTGTCAGCGCGTTTCCATGTCGATATCGCGGAAATCGCGGATCATTCGATCCTGACCGGTTTCGTGCGCGATCTTGTTTCGCGGTCGTCGCTCATTATCGCGCTTTACTGGCGTCGCCGCGACACGACCTGCGAGCGTCATGCGCATCAAGCTTTGTGCGATGCTCTCGCCAAAGGCGCAGAGAGCGACGCGGCGGCGCTCATGAAGAGCCACATCGTCGATCTCCTCTCGGGGCTGGATCTCGCGCGCGAAAAGAAGGAGACGTCCCGGCTCTCCGACGTTCTGGCCTCCGACAAGCTTTGA